In a genomic window of Oncorhynchus kisutch isolate 150728-3 linkage group LG9, Okis_V2, whole genome shotgun sequence:
- the LOC116375230 gene encoding integumentary mucin C.1-like — MPSNPTTTTTTPSTPTTTMPSTPTTTTTTPSTPTTTTTTPSTPTTTTTTPSTPTTTTTTPSTPTTTTTTPSTPTTTTTMPSTPTTTTTTTVPSTPTTTTTTPSTPTTTTIAPQILHKTTTPTPEKPQLKRQVVRMKMTPKDPNMNLSDPAVQDSILQEIRNKLKEQGLPADTKVTWKKQPDGKVFHKEEEGSPKKEEEEKKMKKSMMTKREL, encoded by the exons atgcCTTCCAACCcgacaacaaccacaaccacgcCTTCCACCCCGACAACAACCATGCCTTCCACCCcgacaacaaccacaaccacgcCTTCCACCCcgacaacaaccacaaccacaccttCCACCCcgacaacaaccacaaccacgcCTTCCACCCcgacaacaaccacaaccacgcCTTCCACCCcgacaacaaccacaaccacgcCTTCCACCCCGACAACAACCACAACCATGCCTTCCACCccgaccacaaccacaaccacaaccgtGCCTTCCACCCcgacaacaaccacaaccacgcCTTCCACCCCGACCACAACCACGATTGCCCCACAGATCTTACACAAGACTACCACCCCGACCCCTGAGAAACCTCAACTGAAGAGACAGGTGGTGAGAATGAAGATGACCCCAAAGGATCCAAATATGAACCTCAGTGATCCTGCTGTTCAGGACTCCATCTTACAAGAG ATAAGGAACAAGCTGAAGGAGCAGGGGTTACCTGCAGACACCAAAGTGACATGGAAAAAGCAGCCTGATGGGAAGGTCTTCCACAAGGAGGAAGAGGGGTCTCccaagaaagaagaggaggagaagaagatgaagaagagtATGATGACAAAGAGAGAACTCTAG